The DNA segment GGGCGCCCGGCACATGCTGGTGAACGGCCTGGTTGATCAGCTCACGGTTGCTCGGGTCGGCGAGCTGCTGATCGTGGAAGGGATTGGCCGCCATGCTCACCCGGAGCGCCCCATCGCGCACGGCCACGGGGCTGGCGTGCTGGAGGATGGCTCCCAGCAAGGCCTTGCGCCCGAGGATCGCTCCCACCACCCGCTGCCATCCCTCGGCGAGGGCTTCCGCCCCGTCGGAGGCCGGCGGGGCGGCGGCCGTTCGATCCTCCGTCGCCGAGGCGCTCTCGACCGGGGGCTCGGCGCGTGGCGCGGCAGACGCGGCGCGTCCGCTCCCGCCGGAGACTGGCGGGCCCGCCGGCGCGGGAGCGCGCCAGCCAGGCGGCGGGCTCGTGGCCGGCCTGTCGAGCAGGCTCTCCTGCACCACGGGGGGGCGAGAGCCCCCGGCAGCCGCGGCGCCCGCGCGAAGCCGCCGCTCCGCCTCTTCCACCCTGGCGATGAGTGCCTCGATGGCCTGGGGCTGGGGCCGGCGCGTGGCCCGCACGGCCGCGATCTCGAGCTCCACCCGCGGCAGCGGCGAGCGGCGCATCTCGGTCTGCCCCTCGAGGAGCGCCCGGAGCAGATAGAGCAGCTCGTCCACTGACACCCCTGGGGCCGCGGCGGCGAGCTCCTCGGCCTCCCCCGGCCCGCACTCGGCCAGGGAGGCCGCGGGCGCCACCGTCAGCACGAGCAGGCGCCGGGCCGCCTCGGTCGCATCCCGGCAGAAGCCCTCGAGGTCCTCCCCCTGGCGCGCGACACGATCGATGGCCTCGAGCGCCGCCGGCCCGTCACGGGACAGGAGCGCGCCCAGGAAGGCCCGCACCTGGGCCGGTGAGGAGGAGCCGAGCAGGCTCGCCACGCTCGCCGCCTCGAGGCGACCTTCCCCGTAGGCGATGGCCGCGTCCAGGAGCGAGAGCGCATCCCGCAGGCTACCCTCGGCCGCGCGCACCAGGAGCGGCAGCGCCGCCGGCTCGAAGGGCACCTCCTCGCGAGTGAGGATCTCGGTCAGGTGCTCCGTCAGGAGCGGGGGCGGGATCGGCTTGAAGTCGAAGCGCTGGCAGCGCGAGAGCACCGTCGCCGGGATGCGCTTCGGGTCCGTGGTGGCCATGATGAAGACCACGTGCGCCGGTGGCTCCTCGAGCGTCTTGAGGAAGGCGTTGAAGGCGCTCGCCGAGAGCATGTGGATCTCGTCGATGATGTAGATCTTGAAGCGGCCGCGGGCGGGGGCGAACTTGACATTCTCGCGCAGTGTGCGGATGTCATCGATGCCCGTGTTGGAGGCGGCATCGATCTCGAGCACGTCCACCGGGGCCCCCGCGACGAAGTCCTGGCAGGCGGGGCAGGCCCCGCAGGCCTCGGGCCCCGTCCGGGCGGTGCAGCCGAGGGC comes from the Candidatus Rokuibacteriota bacterium genome and includes:
- the dnaX gene encoding DNA polymerase III subunit gamma/tau; protein product: MTYQVLARKWRPQSFDAVVGQDAVTRTLRNALLGGRVAHAYLCTGPRGVGKTTTARLLAKALGCTARTGPEACGACPACQDFVAGAPVDVLEIDAASNTGIDDIRTLRENVKFAPARGRFKIYIIDEIHMLSASAFNAFLKTLEEPPAHVVFIMATTDPKRIPATVLSRCQRFDFKPIPPPLLTEHLTEILTREEVPFEPAALPLLVRAAEGSLRDALSLLDAAIAYGEGRLEAASVASLLGSSSPAQVRAFLGALLSRDGPAALEAIDRVARQGEDLEGFCRDATEAARRLLVLTVAPAASLAECGPGEAEELAAAAPGVSVDELLYLLRALLEGQTEMRRSPLPRVELEIAAVRATRRPQPQAIEALIARVEEAERRLRAGAAAAGGSRPPVVQESLLDRPATSPPPGWRAPAPAGPPVSGGSGRAASAAPRAEPPVESASATEDRTAAAPPASDGAEALAEGWQRVVGAILGRKALLGAILQHASPVAVRDGALRVSMAANPFHDQQLADPSNRELINQAVHQHVPGARRIEVAQEDAPGSGAVKHPAVQAVLTAFGGEVVAVRPRAAEARIPEEGESQ